One segment of Brassica napus cultivar Da-Ae chromosome C3, Da-Ae, whole genome shotgun sequence DNA contains the following:
- the LOC106405163 gene encoding mitogen-activated protein kinase 3-like (The RefSeq protein has 1 substitution compared to this genomic sequence) encodes MNNAGGQYPDFPAVQTHGGQFISYDIFGSLFEVTSKYRPPIVPIGRGAYGIVCSVLDSETNELVAMKKIANAFDNHMDAKRTLREIKLLRHLDHENIIAIRDVVPPPLRREFSDVYIATELMDTDLHQIIRSNQGLSEEHCQYFLYQLLRGLKYIHSAKVIHRDLKPSNLLLNANCDLKICDFGLARPTSENEFMTEYVVTRWYRAPELLLNSSDYTAAIDVWSVGCIFMELMNRKPLFPGKDHVHQMRLLTELLGTPTESDLGFTHNEDAKRYIRQLPNFPRQPLAKLFSHVNSLAIDLVDRMLTFDPNERITVEEALNHPYLAKLHDPNDEPICLKPFSFDFEQQPLDEEQIKEMIYREAIALNPTYA; translated from the exons atgaacaaCGCCGGCGgccaatatccagattttccGGCGGTGCAGACGCACGGAGGACAGTTCATAAGCTACGATATCTTCGGTAGTTTATTCGAGGTCACATCCAAGTACCGTCCTCCGATTGTTCCAATCGGTCGGGGCGCATACGGCATCGTTTG CTCTGTGTTGGATTCGGAGACGAACGAGCTTGTGGCGATGAAGAAGATAGCCAACGCCTTTGATAATCACATGGACGCCAAGCGTACACTTCGCGAGATCAAGCTTCTTCGTCATCTCGATCATGAAAAC ATCATAGCTATAAGAGATGTGGTTCCTCCACCACTTAGAAGAGAGTTCAGTGATGTTTATATCGCCACTGAGTTAATGGACACTGATCTTCATCAAATCATCAGATCCAACCAGGGCTTGTCTGAGGAACACTGTCAG TACTTCCTGTACCAGCTTCTTCGAGGGCTCAAGTACATCCACTCGGCTAAAGTTATCCACAGGGATCTAAAGCCTAGCAATCTTCTCCTGAACGCCAACTGCGATTTAAAGATCTGTGATTTTGGTCTTGCTAGACCCACTTCAGAGAACGAGTTTATGACTGAGTATGTTGTTACCAGATGGTATAGAGCACCTGAGCTTCTGCTCAACTCATCTGATTACACAGCTGCTATAGATGTTTGGTCTGTTGGTTGTATCTTTATGGAGCTCATGAACAGAAAGCCTTTGTTCCCTGGTAAAGACCATGTCCATCAGATGCGCTTATTGACAGAG TTGCTTGGCACGCCGACAGAATCAGATCTCGGGTTTACACACAACGAGGATGCCAAAAGATACATCCGGCAGCTTCCCAACTTCCCTCGCCAACCGTTAGCTAAACTGTTCTCTCATGTTAACTCATTGGCCATTGATCTAGTTGACAGAATGTTGACGTTTGACCCCAACAAAAGAATCACTG TTGAAGAAGCTCTGAATCACCCGTACCTAGCCAAGTTGCACGACCCGAATGATGAGCCAATCTGTCTAAAGCCATTCTCTTTCGACTTTGAACAACAACCTCTAGACGAGGAACAGATAAAAGAGATGATCTACAGGGAAGCCATTGCACTCAATCCAACATATGCTTAG
- the LOC106405063 gene encoding protein NRT1/ PTR FAMILY 2.7 — MAGDAETQISSTKRHGGGWITFPFMIATLLGLTIAAWGWLLNLIVYLIEEFNVKSIAAAQITNIFSGCICMVPAIGAIAADSFFGTIPVISVSAFVSLIGVSLLTLTAALDSLRPNPCDTASSLCQSPSKSQLGVLYTAITLASIGTGGTRFTLAAAGANQYEKTKDQGSFFNWFFFTTYLAGAISVTAIVYSEDNVSWTFGFGLCVAANFFSFLVFILGRRFYKHDKPLGSPFTSLLRVILAAVFKRKAVVSTYEKDYHSESLSMPTNSLRFFNRAALKQEDEVKPDGTVHNPWRLCSVQQVEDFKAVIRIIPLALAIIFLSTPIATQLSLTVLQGLVMDRRLGPNFKIPAGSLQVITLLSTCLFIIVNDRILYPFYQKLTGKFLTPLQQVGIGHVFNILSMAVTAIVEAKRLKIVENGHFLESSSIADMSVLWLFPPLVIVGIGEAFHFPGNVALCYQEFPESMRSTATSITSVVIGICFYTSTAIIDLIQRTTAWLPDDINHGRVDNVYWVLVIGGVLNLGYFLVCSWLYKYRNLEDDGHEKDVAVSHSTTLSS, encoded by the exons ATGGCAGGTGATGCAGAAACACAAATATCAAGCACCAAACGCCATGGTGGAGGTTGGATCACCTTTCCGTTTATGATAG CGACGTTGTTAGGCCTGACAATAGCTGCGTGGGGATGGTTACTAAACTTGATCGTCTACCTGATTGAGGAATTCAACGTGAAGAGCATCGCAGCAGCTCAGATTACCAACATTTTCAGTGGCTGCATCTGTATGGTTCCAGCCATTGGAGCCATTGCTGCTGACTCTTTCTTTGGAACCATCCCTGTTATCTCAGTTTCTGCTTTCGTTTCTCTTATCGGCGTATCTCTGCTGACACTAACAGCTGCGCTTGACTCTTTAAGACCCAACCCCTGTGACACTGCTTCAAGCCTATGCCAATCACCTTCGAAAAGCCAGCTCGGTGTTCTTTATACGGCCATAACTCTAGCCTCTATAGGAACAGGTGGGACACGGTTTACTTTAGCAGCCGCTGGTGCGAACCAGTACGAGAAAACTAAAGACCAAGGCAGCTTTTTCAACTGGTTTTTCTTCACAACGTATCTGGCCGGAGCTATAAGTGTAACCGCCATTGTCTATTCTGAAGACAACGTCAGCTGGACCTTTGGGTTTGGTCTGTGCGTAGCTGCTAATTTCTTCAGCTTTTTGGTTTTCATCTTAGGGAGAAGATTCTACAAGCATGACAAGCCCTTAGGAAGTCCCTTCACAAGTCTACTTCGCGTCATTTTAGCCGCGGTATTCAAAAGAAAAGCTGTGGTTTCCACCTACGAAAAGGACTACCACAGTGAATCACTCTCAATGCCCACAAATAGTTTGAG ATTCTTTAACCGTGCAGCCTTGAAACAAGAAGACGAGGTTAAACCAGATGGCACAGTTCACAATCCGTGGAGACTATGCAGCGTTCAACAAGTGGAAGATTTCAAAGCAGTCATAAGAATCATCCCTCTTGCGTTAGCCATAATATTCTTGAGCACTCCAATCGCGACACAGCTAAGCTTAACAGTTCTTCAAGGTCTAGTGATGGACCGGAGGCTTGGTCCTAACTTTAAAATCCCTGCAGGCTCTCTACAAGTCATCACACTTCTCTCCACTTGCTTATTTATTATAGTCAACGATCGGATTCTCTACCCATTTTACCAAAAGCTAACGGGGAAGTTTCTCACACCGCTCCAACAAGTCGGTATAGGCCATGTTTTCAACATTCTAAGCATGGCTGTGACTGCCATTGTTGAAGCAAAGCGATTGAAGATAGTAGAGAATGGTCATTTCCTCGAGTCATCTTCTATTGCTGACATGTCTGTCCTATGGCTATTCCCTCCTCTAGTCATAGTAGGAATCG GAGAGGCTTTCCATTTCCCAGGGAATGTAGCTCTGTGCTATCAAGAGTTTCCAGAGTCTATGAGGAGCACCGCAACATCCATTACATCGGTGGTGATTGGGATATGCTTTTACACAAGCACTGCTATAATCGATCTGATTCAGAGGACCACCGCATGGTTACCAGATGACATAAACCATGGACGAGTTGACAATGTTTACTGGGTTTTAGTCATTGGAGGAGTCTTGAATCTCGGCTATTTCCTCGTGTGTTCTTGGCTTTACAAATACAGGAATCTCGAGGATGATGGTCACGAAAAAGATGTTGCGGTTTCACACTCTACTACTTTGTCCTCATGA
- the LOC106356087 gene encoding protein NRT1/ PTR FAMILY 2.3-like has product MISLYALIFLFCFQVSGDIEVQHSGDPSGKCGGWITFPFIIAILADSFFGDIPVILASTFIYLLGISLLTLIAFSDYLRPRPCEPGSILCQSPSDLQLGILYVVLALVTTGTAGTRVALASAGANQYEKPKDQGTFFNCYFLMVNTGAIISATEIVYTQDNASWKLGFGLCAAANLISFVLFISGKRLYKHNKPMVLGIIPNIDEMKMRFRQLRDLRRRLLIFRKGFTTKILFLQTLSYKYFLSLFSLFLDDTK; this is encoded by the exons ATGATTTCTCTTTATGCATTGATTTTCCTATTCTGTTTTCAAG TCTCTGGTGACATAGAAGTGCAACACTCTGGCGATCCAAGCGGCAAGTGTGGTGGCTGGATCACTTTTCCCTTCATAATCG CCATTCTAGCCGACTCTTTCTTCGGAGACATTCCCGTCATCTTGGCTTCTACTTTCATTTATCTGCTC GGCATCTCTCTTTTGACTCTTATCGCATTTTCGGACTACTTGAGACCTCGACCATGTGAACCGGGCTCAATCCTATGCCAATCACCATCAGACCTCCAGCTTGGGATTTTATATGTAGTCCTAGCTCTAGTGACTACTGGAACAGCTGGGACACGAGTGGCTTTGGCATCTGCTGGTGCAAACCAATATGAGAAACCTAAAGATCAAGGAACCTTCTTCAACTGTTACTTCCTCATGGTAAATACAGGCGCGATCATTAGCGCGACAGAAATTGTATATACTCAGGACAATGCTAGCTGGAAGCTCGGGTTCGGTCTCTGCGCTGCTGCTAATTTAATCAGTTTTGTCCTTTTCATCTCCGGGAAGAGACTTTACAAGCATAACAAACCTATGGTGTTGGGAATAATACCCAATATTGATGAGATGAAAATGAGATTTAGACAACTAAGAGatttaagaagaagactcttAATATTTAGGAAAGGGTTTActacaaagattttgtttttgcaaactctctcttacaaatattttctctctttgttttctctcttcttGGATGATACAAAatga